The sequence GCTCGAAATTCTCTTGTCCTCGTTTCGCAATGTATGAGTTCGTCTTTAAGGAGGCTGGACTCCGTCTCCCCTTCACTCTCTTGCAACGGAGTGTCTTCAGTTGGCTGCGCTTGTGCCCGTCTCAGCTTCACCCCAACGCTTTAGCGTTCTTAAGAGCTTTTGAAATCGTATGTGGGTACTTGGAGGTGGAAGCGACCCTGCCTCTTTTCTTCAGAGTGTTTCACTTGCAGAGGTTGCGTGATCGggacggcaagtggagttgggtgtcgtttaagcagccgaagaagctgttcgccatttACCAGGACTCTATCAAGCATTTCAAGAGTCGATACTTTCTGGTTAAGCCACTTACTCCCGATGCCGAGAACCACTTGTTCGAGGAGCGCGAGTATATCGAGGATGGGGTGATGAAGGTGGGTTCGTCTGCCCGGTTCCCGTTGGAGTGGCAGCCTGACCACTTCGAGCGGGGGACTGATTATTTCATCTTCCGTGACGAGGACCTCAATGAGCGTGATACTGGGGGGTATCAACGGCTCGCTTCCTACGTGGACGGGTTTAGGCCGGCCATATGTACATATCCCAACGGGGATCCCCTATTCGAGGAAGATGGAAGTCCCATGCTGGAGCCTCGGCACATCAACACCAAAGCTGTCCTCGAGTGCGGTAGTTATGGGGATGCTATGATTTTGTTAGGTGAGCTAGCTATTATTTGTTTAAACAATatctttttggttctaactccttattttgcaggaaaaatggccgacTTGCATGACAAAGTTACGAAGATGCGGGCCAAGAACAAGGGGGCCATCAAAGTGTCCGTGAAACGATCGCGGGTTGAGGAGGTCAAGGCGGCTGCCGCGAGTGCCCCCGACAGTGGCTCTCCTTCGTCGGTTGGGACGTCCTCGCGTGGTTCTCCAGCCGGAAAGAAGCAAAAGAATGACGGGACCGCGGAGCTTCGTCCTCTTATCATTGACAACCCCTCCGAGGAGGACATAGTGCTGCCCTCTTGTACTCTGCATAGGGGAATCTTTTCAAGGAAGAATGTGCTCCTcgagcgcgaggaggtgaggcacATCGTCAGGCGGGACCGGGTGGCTCGAGACAAGGATTTGTCCGAGGACCTcgaagggatgatgagggtggctGCCTTGGCCTTGGCTCTTAATGCTCAGAAAGTCTGTCCTCAGAAGGACTACGATGCTCTCCAGATCAAATACGACGAGCTAGAGCACGAGTTCGAATAGTACAAGGACAAGTATGAGGTCCAGAGCGGCATAGTGGAGGATCTCGTTAAAGAGCGTAATAAGGTTGCGGACTTGGAGGCCGAGGGGAAAAGGCTCTGTGAGAGAGTTGCTGAGTTGGAGAGGGCTCATCTCCCTTCGGCCGAGGAGGATGATGATGAGAAGGCCTTGGTGACGCGTTCTCAGCTTTTGGGCAAGGTTCGGGAGCTGGAGATCGACTGTGTTGCTACCTTGGGGGTCGGTTTTAAAGCTGCAGTGGATCAGCTGAAAGTCCTCAACCCGCGCCTGGTGACGAAGGGCATTGGTCCATATCACAAGGTCGTGGACGGGCGGATTGAATCAAATCCGGAGTTCGAGGACTGGGAAGACGAGCAGGAGCCCCAGGGCGAGGACAACGGTGCCGAGGACGAAGATGGCGATGTTTGACCAGTCTTTTATTattgtggcctgcgtgccgatGTTTTATGGCCTGTGTGCCAATATTTTGTGGCCTGCGCGCCAAGGTAGCTAGTTGGgcgatgcccggataatttttgtaatatttggatatctccgACCAATTTGGTCGGTTTTTAATATTCCGTTTTATGCTCCAATGTTTATTTGTGCTTATCTGATTTTGCCGTTAATATGTATGCTTTATGTTTATGCTCGAATTATGTTTGTGCTCGACCGAGGTTTATGGCCCGGGCGTGTGgggaacggtccgggtgcgcagagcaggtgtgcgctataagcgagctcgaggccgcggtcggggccaggtgctcgcggcgtgaacgatcccatcgcgagctggggttctgccgtgcaagTACTTCTGCGGAGGGTCTGCGTATAAGGCCCGCCGCGTAGTCGGCTTTGCCTCCTGGTAGGGTTATCCGACTGAAGCTGTCGTGGAGCATACGCGCttgtaccatggcgcgagtcctCGCCCAGCTTTCCTCGTGTTCGTCACGAGCGGCCGGGTAGCGTCAGGTTGTTTCTAACTgtaatagcgtctgagtttttcagcattccaaggtcgagctagtttttcgccgagaaggttctcgaggtaatatgcaccgttttcggttttatcgtaCACTCGGTATggaccttcccagtttggggctagtttgccttcgcgtgaatctttcatgttcctacggagcactaagtctccgacttcgaaggagcgcttgataactttggtgtcatgtcttaacgctatttgttgtttcaatttcgcttctcgcagggaggatcctgttcggatctcctcgaccatgtcgagctcttctctcatagcttcgtcgttgagttcttcctcgagaggtgactcagtccgacgagacggttctcggatctccacggggatcacggcttcggtgccataGGTTAGCCTGAATGGTGTTTCGCCCGTGGTTGAATGTGGGGTCGTCCTGTatgcccagaggacgctgtgtagctcttcgacccaGGCTTTTTTCGCTTCGCCCAGTCTTTTCTTCAACCCACGAAGAatgacccggttggcggcttcagcctgtccgttggtttgggggtgctcgaccgaagtgaagtgttgctttgtcccgagtttggccacgaattcctggaattttctgtccgtgaactgggtgtcgttgtcggttattatcgcctgtggtactccgaatcgagcgagtatgttcctcttgtaaaatcggagtacgttttgggatgtgattttagcgagcgcttcagcttctatccattttgtgaagtaatctacagcgaccaccaggtatttgttttggtaggatccgaccgggaaaggtccgaggaggtccattccccacgtagagaaaggccaaggtgaggagagagatttgagctcgttTGGTGGGGccaagtgcatgtcggcgtgacgctggcatttgtcgtATTTCTTGACGtactctttggcgtcctgctgcatggtcggccagtaatagccggctctgagggctttcctagcTAGTGACCACCCACCGAGGTGCTGGCCGTTGATTCCATCATGGAGCTCCTGGAGTACCTCTAGTGCTTGCGAGGCatcgatgcatttaaggagggggATGGAGAAACCTCGTCGGTACAACTTGTTTTCGAGGATAGTGTATGAGCACGCTCGTCTCTTAATCGTTGAGGCTTCTTTCGCGTCGGCGGGGAGCTCGTCTTTTGTGAGGAAGTTGTACactggggtcatccagcattGGTCGTCCCCGATGGCGAATATCTGTAGAGCTCGCGCGTTTTCGCCTACACTTGGTCTGGGCAGAATTTCTTGGATAACTGATTtgtttccccctttctttctcgtgctcgcaagtttggacagtatgtcggcgcgcgagttgtgttctcgggggatatgctcgacttctgctttggcgaattttttcatcttatctcTGACGAGCGCGAGATATTCGGCAAGTAcgtcgtttttggcctggtatTCGCCGCTGATATgagatgcgacgagttgggaatcAGTGTAGATCTTGATCTCTCGTGCCCCTATGTCCTCGGCGAGTCTCAGTCCCGCGAGGAGGGCTtcatactcggcctggttgttcgacgtatTGAAGGAGAGGACTAAAGATACTTCTATGATAAGACCTTCGTCGTTTTCCAAGATAATGCCTGCCCCGCTGCCCGAGCTGCTTGacgcgccatctacgtagatggtccacttgtCTTTAATCGTGTCGGGCGAGTCGGCGATAGaggtcatctcggccacgaagtcCGCCAGTGCCTGTGCTTTTAGTGCCTTCCTGCTCTCATACTGTACGTCGAATTCTGAAAGCTCGAGGGACCACCTTAGCATtctgccggccatgtctggtcggctgaggagttgcttgATGGGTTGGTCCGTCCGAACAAAGAttgtgtgggcgaggaagtagtatcgtagccttctggccgctattactagggccatggcgactttctcgatctgttggtatcgcacctcgggtCCCTGTAGAGCTTTGCTGGTGAAGTACACGGGTTTTTGTCCGTCTACGGTTTCTCGGATCAGCGCCGCGCTGACGGCCTCGTTTGAAACGGCTAGGTAAAGGTACAGAGGCTCGTTGTCGTCTGGTCGAGAAAGGACGGGCGGTTGCGAAAGTACTTGCTTAAGGTGTGCAAGTGCTTGCTCGCATTCTTCGGACCATTCGAAGGCTGCTTCTTTGCGtagggccatggcgactttctcgatctgttggtatcgcacctcgggtCCCTGTAGAGCTTTGCTGGTGAAGTACACGGGTTTTTGTCCGTCTACGGTTTCTCGGATCAGCGCCGCGCTGACGGCCTCGTTTGAAACGGCTAGGTAAAGGTACAGAGGCTCGTTGTCGTCTGGTCGAGAAAGGACGGGCGGTTGCGAAAGTACTTGCTTAAGGTGTGCAAGTGCTTGCTCGCATTCTTCGGACCATTCGAAGGCTGCTTCTTTGCTGAGGAGTTGCTTGATGGGTTGGTCCGTCCGAACAAAGAttgtgtgggcgaggaagtagtatcgtagccttctggccgctattactagggccatggcgactttctcgatctgttggtatcgcacctcgggtCCCTGTAGAGCTTTGCTGGTGAAGTACACGGGTTTTTGTCCGTCTACGGTTTCTCGGATCAGCGCCGCGCTGACGGCCTCGTTTGAAACGGCTAGGTAAAGGTACAGAGGCTCGTTGTCGTCTGGTCGAGAAAGGACGGGCGGTTGCGAAAGTACTTGCTTAAGGTGTGCAAGTGCTTGCTCGCATTCTTCGGACCATTCGAAGGCTGCTTCTTTGCGTAGCAGTTTGAAGAAAGGGAGggcgtgctgggcggatttcgcgacgaaacgtGAAAGTgcagtgagcatcccgtttaagatttggatggattttttattgttgggAGTAGGGAGTTcggagaatgctcggcatttatctgggttggcttctattcctcgttcggtcagatagaaaccgaggaattttcctgcccggacgccgaaggtgcatttctccgggttgaagcgcatcttgcaggatctggcctgctcgaacacgcgctcgagatgggaggtgtgatcggtgtcttctcgagatttgacgatcatatcgtccatgtatacctcgagggtgtcgccgatctccccacgaaacactttgttcatcatccgttgataTGTGGATCCCGCGTTtttgaggccgaagggcattacgttgtagtaatagttgcccgactcggtcataaaCGCCGTGTACTGTttgtcgctcctcgccatggggatctggttgtaacctgaataagcatccataaaagacaatagtttatagccggccgagttgtcgaccagtctatcaatgtttggtaacggataggcgtcttttggacatgcccggttaacatcagtataatcaacacacattctccattttccattagatttcttaacaagtacaacgtttgagagccaagttgaatacttggcctcggaaataaaatttgcctctaggaggtcttttacagctttctcggcagcctccgctttctcgggagactgccgacgcctacgttgaactacgacCTTTGCggctggattgatggagaggtggtggcaggcgacctcagggtcgagtccgggcatttccgcggcgctccaggcgaacagatcagcattggctcgaaggcaggctatgagctgcttcctcggaagGTCTGGGATCCCTTTACCGATTTTCACTGCTTTGTCAGGGTTTTCGCCCAAGGggaccagctcgaaatctccgtccggAACTGGTCGGAAGGGGTGAGGTGACTTCGACCTCGTCTCTTCCCCAGTCTTTAGTTCTTCCTCTGCAAACCGGACGtccaggtcgactgagctgacgttggttgtctgatgctggtctcctcgaggatgcttgtcttcggcccttggctttttgttggagctggtcggcggagcgatcagttctaatcctttgacggaggcgtcgaagattcttctggctgctccaatatcggcgttgatggtggccactcgtccggtcctcgtgtagaacttcatcttcaggtggacagtggagggtacggcggtcagttcggccagagtggggcgtccgatgatgcagttgaacagggttttgcagtcgatcaccaagaaccTAGTTTTGACTTGCCTAGAAGCCTCCCCTTCTCCGAAGGTGACAATAagctcgacgtaaccccatggtttagtggtagctccgttgaagccttgaaggtctgaacccacgtagggagtgaggtgtgagtcgtccagctggagtgtccggaagagatgggagtacatgatgtcgaccgagctgccttcatcgactaggacccgtcgaacatcgaagttcgccattcttgctcggacgagcagaggaattgtggcgtttggagctccgccgggtagttcttccaggtagaaggtgattggttcAGATTTCCCTCGGAACTTTCTCAGTGTAGGGCCGAGGTCTGCGTTGGCGCTGAGCAgctcatcgaactttctcttcactgaactgatggtgagggagcccggatctccgccgttggagacgaccatggcGAATGGGAATCCTTCCCATTTGCTGAGTGCGGCAGGTGCCCCGACCGATGGTATGAAATCTTCAGGTCGGGTCACTGACAGGGCTACTTGTAGGGGCCTGTTGTCCGGCGAATTCCCTTCGTTAGAGTTTCTGTGGTCGTCCCTTcgggaaggttcccctttctgtgtgtattttgaaaggcgaccttccttgatcagtgtttcaatAGCGTCCTTGAGGTGAATGCAATCCTCGGTCATGTGTCCATGGCTCCTGTGGTatttgcagtacttggacttgtcgGCTCCTGGCCTCGCGGGGTTTGACTTCGGGGGTCTGATGTTCGACTTTTTGAAGTCAGTGTTTTGGCATTCGGCTAGGATCCTTTCCCGTGAGGCGTTCAGCGGGGTATATTCGTTGAAACGACCAGAAGGTCCACGGCGTTCTTTGATATCGAGAGACCTGTCGTCTTTCCTTCTCTCGTGCCCGCGCCTCGAAGTTGAGGGCTCATGGTTTGAACTGCGAGCGGCGTCGTTGTCCCGTGACGCTCTCGTGGTAGCAGCCTCTGCTTCCTCATATCTGATGAAGGCCTGAGCCttgcgaaggagggcgttcatggagtggacctcctcaatcttgatggcctttttgaagtcgctttcggggaggagccctcgttcgagtaggtacctcttcatgtagtccgCGGTCTGCACTTGGacagcttctttgttgaacctgtcgaggtagtctcTCAAAGATTCGTTGGTACCTTGGATTACTGCCTCAAGATTTGCTTCTGATTTCGGTTGCCGACGAGACGCGGTGAAGTGGCTTAGGAAAAGATCCTTCAGTTcagtccaggagtggatggagttagggggcagattcctgtaccaattcatcgcgcctttccttagcgtggtcggaaagatgcggcatttgatggatcCTCGTACCACATGGTAGTCCATGACAGCTTCGATGCTCCTTATGTGGTCATCGGGGTCGGTGGTCCCGTCATAGTGGTCCAAGgctggtggtttttccatcccccgggGAAGACGAACACGCCGGATTTGCTCGGACAAGGGACTGCGGAAATCCTCTTCGTCGCTAGGTTCAGGGGAGTTTGAATGTCTGCCCCGCTGGGATTTAGTGTGTGCTTTGCCCGAGATTTTGCGGTTGTCTTTTGGAGAATGCTCGCGGACTTTCTGCACGGCTTTGGAGGGGCCTCGGTGCTCCTGCTCGGGTGAGAGACTCTTGGCTTCAGTGGTTTCAGGTTTCTGATTCTTCCGAGTCTTTCgaggtggagagcgggaataaGACCGCTGGCGCCGGTTTCTTCTCGAGGGGGAGCGAGACCTAGATGGACTGCGCTTGCGACTTCTCCTCGGAGGAGACCGCGAAGAGGAATAGGAACGTGACCGATGGCGTCTCCGTTGGGGGGAGCGATATCGTTGCTTCCTTTCCAGGTCGTGGATGCGGTCGCCCTGTTGGcggatgaggcggttggtctTCTGCAGCTCTTTGAGTAGGAGGATGGCGGTCGGATCAGCGCCCTCGGGAATGTTGATCTGTTCCTCCTCGTCCGGGCTACGGCTTCTTCGCCTGTCAGAGGTGTGGGTGAACGAGGAAGCGGGTTGCCCGTCTCGGGTATCAGTTTCATTCACCACTTGGAGCTGCTCTGGCTCAGTCTGGGGCCGGGTCTGCccgtcttccccgttctgaacTTGTCCTTCAGGATGGGTTTGTTCGACGTTCTGGACTTGTTGAAGGCCGTGCACGTGTTGAATGTGCTGAATCTGTTGCCTCTGTCCGGCAAAAGCACGTTCCTGCCGACGGCGATTCGTCAGTTCGCGGCTGGAATCTTCAATCAGTTGTTCCAGGATGAAGGGATCAGGACTAGGTATGTTGTTATTGGCCATGACGATGGTGAAAGgttatgctttgatctttgttaaagaagggggagcaaggttcccacagacggcgccactgatcgtacctgatcaggagaatcgtcaaggcgcaatatctggcttgaagagcaagatgggggggggggggtacctgcaaggttctccgatgcttaagtcagtagctatcagagaatgaggtttagagttaagaatagaatacctgaccctctagtgaaagagggtatttatagcccccagcgctgggccaaggttccctaattgggccaaatccaactggaggcccacgtgctagggaactgccagaacgtcccatgctagggctgagtcagcaggagactcacgttccggatgatcatagcgtagggttcggaggtggttgaccgaatccctcgctgcgtgacgcgtggtcttcgtgcgtggataactccttgacggttatccagtaagtgggcccaaaggtttgggcctgctcggccagaGTCTTCGCGAAGGGCAGCCCTTATCTGTTGTCCAGTAATTGGGCCAAGggaattgggcctgctcggctggtaacaagggttgggcctgctcggcccagaccagaacaatttcaataataagaagtgtTGATAATGGTGTACAGAAATTTTGTTCTGATATATCGTCAgagacatttttttattatttctttttttctcattgataaaaaaaagagaattaattttaattaatttgtttatttatcgCGATAAATTCAATTATCTACCAAAACCAACTAAAAtaagaatataattttaaaatatttattctagAACATTAAAAACAGTTGACCAAGACTATTTTATTACACCTTTTGATAAATCGATGGGTCCTAACATACATGCGCATATTCATAAATCATAAAGTACATTTAAATTCAAACCAAAAGTGCGTTATATCCAAACCAAAACCAACGGTCAATTCCTTTCAAAAACCTCTCCACTCTCTTCTCATCAATTTCACAAATCTTCCGCAATTCTCGAAAACCTGTCTCAAAAATCCAATCTTTCTTCCATCAATGGCTGCCACTTCCCTTTGCCACCCATCCAACGATCCCAAAACCCCCAACAAACCCTCAAACAACCCCACTTCAGTTTCCAACGTGAGGGTCATAGTTAGGGTTAGACCCTTTCTTCCTCAGGAATTCACATCAAATAACAACCGAGTTTCTTGCATTTCACTTTTAGATCATCAAGATTCTCAATCTCAAGATGAAGTTGCAGTTTATCTCAAAGACCCATACACCAGGTTTCAGAACTTTCATTTTCCCCTTTTTTTTGTGAATTACAATTACGAGATCTTTGgattttggtttttattttttgtttggttGTTTGGTTTTAGTCGTAGTGAGTGTTACCAATTGGACTCTTTCTATGATCAAGAAGACGACAATGTTTTTCGGATATTTGAAACGGAAGTGAGCCCCATGATGCCTCATATCTTCAATGGATGCAATGCGACTGTGTTTGCTTATGGGGCTACTGGCAGTGGGAAGACTTACACTATGCAGGTGAGAGTCTGATCTTCATTCTACACTTTGTGTGATTAATTGTTTTTGTAAAATGTAGTTTTTGTTAATTAGGTTGTAGCAAGTAGTCACCGTATTGTGGTTATGTGAGGGATCAGAAAAGTGAATGAGTGCTCCATTAGATTTCTCAAATTTGTAGTATATGGTTGTAATTTGTAAACAAGGTTTTGAAAGGTTTTCGCGATTCTGATCGGTACATGTGTCGCGACTCTGATTGCGGTCGTCGCAGCGtgaattaaccataatttgttcttCATCACAAAAAAGGTGAATAACAGTATCGGGATCGGTACCTTCTGGTTTTGTTTTGCCGCGTCTGTTTTCGCGGTAACAAACTGTTTTGTAAAACCTTGGTTGTAAATATAAGTTTAGAATTTAGAGGGTGGGGAGGAATAGTATTATTTTTCATGTTTGTATACTGTAAGTTTTAAGAGAAATTTAGAAGCAAACGACTCATTTTTGCAGTTAGGATATGATATTTGAGAGGGAATTATGTCATCCTTCATTAATTGAATCTTATGTTGTGCAATGATGCTTGGATCCTGTGGCTATGCACAATTTGGCTCTGCTTAATTGGTAGTAGgatttataaaatacaaactttTATGGTAGTAGGATTTACGAAATACAAACTTTTATGGTATCATTGCCAATACTAAATGAAGAGAGGCACGTGTTACGATTTTTATAAAATTTGGGAAGAGTAATAATTTATCCAGTATGTTTCTTGTATGTGTTGTGTAGTTGTAGTAACTGATGCTTGGTGTTGCAGGGAACTGAAGAACATCCTGGCTTGATTCCGCTAGCAATGTCAAATAtcatttatatgtgtcaaagcaCTGGAAGCACAGCACATCTATCATTCTATGAGGTCTACATGGACCGATGTTACGACCTCTTAGAGTTAAAAGCAACCGAGATTTCAGTTTTGGATGACCAAGATGGTCAAATTCATCTTAGAGGGTTGTCTCAAGTTCCTGTAAGAACAATGTCAGAGTTTCTAGATGTTTTTGCCAGCGGTGTTCAGAGGCGCAAAGTTGCACATACAGCTCTCAATGATGTTTCCAGTAGGAGTCATGCAGTGTTTGTGATATCTGTAGTATCTACTCCTGATGAGACAGGAAGATCTGTATGTGGAAAGCTGAATCTCATCGACTTAGCAGGTTACCGTCCACTCATTTGGAATAACAGATTTGATTTATTGCAAGCAACAGAAAGTGGTAATTTGTTTATGGTTGATGCAGGTAATGAAGATAACAGAAGGAGCTGCAATGAAGGGATACGTCTTCAAGAGAGCACTAAGATAAATCAGTCCTTGTTTGCACTGTCGAACGTGATATACGCGTTGAACAACAACCAACCAAGAATACCCTATAGAGAAAGCAAATTGACCCGTATATTACAAGACTCTCTAGGGGGAACGAGTCGTGCGCTGATGGTTGCTTGCCTGGTAAACTAGACATTTTGTAGTTATTTTCTCCTCATTTCATGTTGGTTTAACTGAATAGCAAAAGAGAGCCTGAGAGAGTGATTAATAAGTTGCAGATTACTTATCAAACCATTAAAGTTTCCTGAGTTGCATATTAGTTTGATTCACCTATTAATTATGATCAGCGTTGAGACTTTTGTTATTCTACCCGCATTCAACTAGACATCTGAAATGTGAACAAATGTGGTTGGAATAACAAATATCCAGATCCAATAGCAGATCTAAGATGTAGTCTGATTTCATATCTTAGAATATGAATTTTAGTCCTAATTCAGTCTCATTAAACCAACTTATAAGATGATGTCTGATTAAACCGCAAAAGCATTA is a genomic window of Vicia villosa cultivar HV-30 ecotype Madison, WI unplaced genomic scaffold, Vvil1.0 ctg.001304F_1_1, whole genome shotgun sequence containing:
- the LOC131634469 gene encoding uncharacterized protein LOC131634469, which codes for MANNNIPSPDPFILEQLIEDSSRELTNRRRQERAFAGQRQQIQHIQHVHGLQQVQNVEQTHPEGQVQNGEDGQTRPQTEPEQLQVVNETDTRDGQPASSFTHTSDRRRSRSPDEEEQINIPEGADPTAILLLKELQKTNRLIRQQGDRIHDLERKQRYRSPQRRRHRSRSYSSSRSPPRRSRKRSPSRSRSPSRRNRRQRSYSRSPPRKTRKNQKPETTEAKSLSPEQEHRGPSKAVQKVREHSPKDNRKISGKAHTKSQRGRHSNSPEPSDEEDFRSPLSEQIRRVRLPRGMEKPPALDHYDGTTDPDDHIRSIEAVMDYHVDLFLSHFTASRRQPKSEANLEAVIQGTNESLRDYLDRFNKEAVQVQTADYMKRLRPSSDMRKQRLLPRERHGTTTPLAVQTMSPQLRGAGTREGKTTGLSISKNAVDLLVVSTNIPR
- the LOC131634485 gene encoding kinesin-like protein KIN-10B isoform X1, whose amino-acid sequence is MAATSLCHPSNDPKTPNKPSNNPTSVSNVRVIVRVRPFLPQEFTSNNNRVSCISLLDHQDSQSQDEVAVYLKDPYTSRSECYQLDSFYDQEDDNVFRIFETEVSPMMPHIFNGCNATVFAYGATGSGKTYTMQGTEEHPGLIPLAMSNIIYMCQSTGSTAHLSFYEVYMDRCYDLLELKATEISVLDDQDGQIHLRGLSQVPVRTMSEFLDVFASGVQRRKVAHTALNDVSSRSHAVFVISVVSTPDETGRSVCGKLNLIDLAGYRPLIWNNRFDLLQATESGNLFMVDAGNEDNRRSCNEGIRLQESTKINQSLFALSNVIYALNNNQPRIPYRESKLTRILQDSLGGTSRALMVACLNPGEYQESVNTVGLAARSRHVSNFVPSAHKLETPKANVDMEAKLRSWLESKGKAKASQQRLGPFKSPIMKKTPGSIMTSAKKSVTFCTSVKMERTSINQDAQNTTERTFADSFRNLMDDEAAFDSFNEDNDRREIEHEVNKAALETHRNLPVEPLSNGVNSQITNMSKDAVLQSPLSKGVNSPIANVSKDAVLQSPLSQGVNLPIANVSKDAVLQSPLKEALTPINTNSTLTQTPFSATSTNNGLQQNETPLDKFSARSSAIKKCLVQEYIDLLNNASREELLELKGIGEKRAEYIIELREESPLKSLSDLEKIGLSLKQAKNLFTKSAKKLFEHKEEDSTMD